In a single window of the Rhizobium tropici CIAT 899 genome:
- a CDS encoding NmrA family NAD(P)-binding protein → MSEAEVLVSGATGRTGGAAIDELLKMGKSVRAYVRSDNERAKALRQRGVDIAIGDFTRIDSIRAAMEGVRSAYFLHPISPGILGAAAYFAQAAKEASVTAIVNMSQISARRESTSHAAQDHWISERVFDWSDVPTTHLRPTFFADWLVYPHFAREIWGTKKIEFPFADGRHAPIATDDQGRVIAHLLANPRGHEGKIYPLHGPIEMNHTEIAAAMSEVLGTKIDYAPTSIDVFKDKMENLYKFPPFLVQHLVEVAQNYRDGIFAGTNDAVEKITGTPALSVQQFITNNRAAFA, encoded by the coding sequence ATGAGTGAGGCTGAGGTACTTGTAAGCGGAGCGACCGGACGGACCGGCGGTGCCGCGATCGATGAATTACTTAAGATGGGCAAGTCGGTGCGCGCCTATGTGCGTTCGGACAATGAGCGGGCGAAGGCCCTTAGGCAGCGGGGAGTGGATATCGCCATCGGCGACTTCACTCGTATAGACAGCATCCGTGCCGCCATGGAAGGCGTCCGATCGGCCTATTTCCTTCATCCCATCTCACCGGGCATCCTTGGTGCTGCCGCCTACTTTGCACAAGCAGCAAAAGAGGCCAGCGTGACCGCAATCGTCAACATGTCGCAGATTTCGGCGCGTCGTGAATCGACAAGCCATGCGGCGCAGGACCATTGGATTTCCGAGCGGGTCTTCGACTGGTCCGATGTTCCGACAACGCATCTCCGCCCGACCTTCTTTGCCGACTGGCTCGTCTATCCGCATTTTGCCAGGGAGATATGGGGCACGAAAAAGATCGAGTTTCCGTTTGCCGATGGGCGTCACGCACCGATCGCGACCGATGATCAGGGGCGGGTGATTGCGCATCTTTTGGCAAATCCGCGGGGGCATGAGGGCAAGATTTATCCCCTCCATGGACCGATCGAGATGAACCATACCGAGATCGCCGCCGCCATGAGCGAAGTGCTTGGCACAAAGATCGACTATGCGCCGACTTCGATCGACGTGTTCAAGGACAAGATGGAAAATCTCTACAAGTTTCCGCCTTTCCTTGTGCAGCACCTGGTCGAAGTCGCCCAAAACTATCGTGATGGCATCTTTGCGGGCACGAACGATGCTGTTGAGAAAATCACCGGAACGCCAGCACTCTCGGTCCAGCAATTCATCACCAACAATCGTGCCGCCTTTGCGTGA
- a CDS encoding SDR family oxidoreductase, translated as MDVTNATVFITGANRGLGLAFAREARRCGAKKVYAGMRNTNGFDEPDIIPVRIDVTDKASIAAAAELATDTDLLINNAGIAALIDGPLANDIEEQSQRLFDTNYYGVVRVTQAFEPILSAKPRAAIINVLSDIVWLPRPILTPYAASKAAAWSFTNQLRFHLQDRSIQVLGLHVGFVDTDLTNGIDVPKASPGDVVRQTYEALAAGKSEVMADQGTVLLKSTLAAEVPGYIMPPAGLF; from the coding sequence ATGGATGTTACCAACGCCACCGTTTTCATTACCGGAGCTAATCGCGGCCTGGGTCTCGCCTTCGCACGCGAAGCCCGTCGTTGCGGGGCAAAGAAGGTCTATGCCGGCATGCGCAATACGAACGGCTTCGACGAACCGGACATCATTCCCGTCCGGATCGATGTCACGGATAAAGCATCGATCGCCGCAGCAGCGGAACTGGCGACGGATACCGATCTGCTGATCAATAACGCGGGCATCGCTGCTCTTATCGACGGGCCTCTAGCAAACGATATCGAAGAGCAGTCGCAGCGTCTATTCGATACCAACTATTATGGCGTCGTCCGCGTCACGCAGGCCTTCGAGCCGATCCTGTCGGCCAAGCCGCGTGCCGCCATCATCAACGTGCTATCCGACATCGTGTGGCTCCCACGGCCCATTTTGACGCCCTACGCTGCATCAAAGGCAGCGGCATGGAGCTTCACGAACCAGCTTCGCTTTCACCTTCAGGATCGTAGTATCCAGGTTCTCGGTCTGCATGTGGGTTTCGTGGATACCGACCTGACCAATGGCATCGATGTGCCAAAAGCCAGCCCGGGAGATGTGGTGCGCCAAACCTATGAAGCGCTCGCCGCCGGCAAGAGCGAGGTCATGGCTGACCAGGGAACGGTACTGCTGAAGAGCACGCTCGCTGCCGAGGTACCCGGTTATATCATGCCGCCGGCAGGATTGTTCTAA
- a CDS encoding MarR family winged helix-turn-helix transcriptional regulator gives MLSANQPLGIDQCNCSAMRKASRQITRFYDAHLEPVGLRITQFLTLAAIDEADGATVNALAERLDIERTAMGKMVGFLERDGFVMIKPSPADGRVRIIELTDEGRRLHERAAPLWQDAQREFERLNGTTKVATLRHSLKEIVVGDLPAVSSGD, from the coding sequence ATGTTGTCGGCGAACCAACCGCTTGGAATTGATCAATGCAATTGCTCCGCAATGAGAAAGGCGAGCCGACAGATCACGCGGTTCTACGATGCCCATCTTGAGCCCGTCGGGCTGCGTATCACGCAGTTCCTGACCCTGGCGGCTATCGACGAAGCTGACGGTGCCACCGTCAACGCGCTCGCGGAACGGCTCGATATCGAGCGGACGGCGATGGGAAAGATGGTTGGCTTTCTGGAACGCGACGGTTTCGTCATGATCAAGCCATCACCCGCAGACGGTCGAGTTCGTATCATTGAACTCACGGACGAAGGCCGACGCCTGCATGAGAGAGCGGCTCCTCTTTGGCAGGATGCGCAGCGAGAATTCGAGCGACTAAATGGTACCACCAAGGTTGCAACGCTCCGGCACAGCCTGAAAGAGATCGTCGTCGGCGACTTGCCGGCCGTCTCGTCCGGAGACTGA
- a CDS encoding MarR family winged helix-turn-helix transcriptional regulator, producing MAENSDIGEADPRAGYQVTEQVGHLLRKAYQRHLAIFQENASDPDLTSVQFVTLCTLHDRGPSSQAELVKATSVDQATIRGIVERLKARGLINLSKDAADGRKVIISLLAKGEAVLRSMYPNAHIISEKTMGRLNPAERVALLFLLKKITEDEPGED from the coding sequence ATGGCAGAAAATAGCGACATCGGAGAAGCGGACCCGCGGGCGGGCTATCAGGTGACCGAGCAGGTTGGACATCTGTTGCGCAAGGCCTATCAGCGGCATCTTGCGATTTTCCAGGAAAATGCTAGCGATCCCGATCTGACCTCCGTGCAGTTTGTCACCCTTTGTACACTCCACGACCGTGGCCCGAGTTCGCAGGCCGAGCTGGTGAAGGCAACCTCGGTCGATCAGGCAACTATTCGCGGCATCGTGGAGCGCCTCAAGGCGCGTGGTCTCATCAACCTCTCCAAGGATGCTGCCGATGGCCGCAAGGTTATCATCTCGCTGCTGGCGAAGGGTGAAGCGGTCCTGCGCTCCATGTATCCGAACGCGCATATCATCAGCGAAAAGACGATGGGACGGCTTAACCCTGCCGAACGGGTCGCGCTACTGTTCCTGTTGAAAAAGATCACGGAAGATGAACCGGGCGAGGACTGA
- a CDS encoding MFS transporter — translation MQTPITVEQGLRAAGVGSFQKRLFIIFGLVWAADAMQVLAIGFTAPSIAASFGVTVPQALQTGTFFFLGMLVGAFTFGRLADRIGRRPVLFIAIILDAICGVASAFAPDLHWLLVARFLTGLGVGGTLPVDYAMMAEFLPSDRRGRWLVLLEGFWAVGTVALALLALVAGSQGGEPWRTIFFVTGLPALVGVVLRFYVPESPLYLNQQGKSEEARKVLQRVAATNGNVVEIAPLTPQVPQRKSIAALLSPELRRRTIFLMLAWMLISVSYYGVFVYLPVRLAGEGFGFMRGQLFLLVLAIAQLPGYALAAYGVEKWGRKPTLIGFLILSAIGTLGYGLGQSVEIVISATLLLSFALLGTWGAIYAFTPEIYPTTLRASGMGLSGSVARFGGLLAPSIVAPVMTSNFGLALGVISGLLLLAAVSVAFINAESRNMALE, via the coding sequence ATGCAAACTCCAATCACCGTGGAACAGGGTCTCAGGGCGGCCGGCGTCGGCAGCTTCCAGAAGCGTTTGTTCATCATTTTCGGGCTTGTCTGGGCCGCTGATGCCATGCAGGTGTTGGCAATCGGCTTCACCGCACCTTCAATTGCCGCAAGCTTCGGCGTCACCGTTCCACAGGCGCTTCAGACCGGTACGTTTTTCTTTCTCGGCATGCTCGTCGGCGCGTTCACTTTTGGCCGCCTTGCCGACCGGATCGGCCGTCGGCCGGTATTGTTCATCGCAATCATTCTCGACGCGATCTGTGGTGTGGCATCGGCCTTTGCTCCTGATCTGCACTGGTTGCTCGTCGCGCGCTTCCTGACAGGTCTTGGTGTGGGTGGAACGCTTCCGGTCGACTACGCCATGATGGCCGAGTTTCTTCCGTCAGACCGACGCGGTCGCTGGCTCGTGCTGCTCGAAGGCTTCTGGGCTGTGGGAACTGTGGCACTGGCGCTTCTCGCACTGGTCGCCGGTTCGCAGGGCGGAGAGCCCTGGCGCACGATCTTCTTCGTGACCGGTCTGCCGGCGCTTGTCGGTGTTGTCCTGCGCTTTTACGTGCCGGAGTCACCACTCTATCTCAACCAACAGGGAAAATCGGAAGAGGCACGCAAGGTTCTCCAGCGTGTCGCCGCCACCAACGGCAACGTCGTCGAGATCGCGCCGCTGACGCCGCAGGTGCCACAGCGCAAGTCGATTGCCGCGCTGCTGTCGCCGGAGCTTCGGCGTCGGACCATTTTCCTGATGCTGGCGTGGATGCTGATCTCGGTTTCCTACTATGGCGTGTTTGTCTACCTGCCGGTGCGGCTGGCAGGAGAAGGCTTCGGCTTCATGCGCGGTCAGTTGTTCCTCCTCGTGCTGGCGATCGCCCAGCTTCCGGGCTATGCGCTGGCGGCCTACGGCGTCGAGAAATGGGGCCGCAAGCCGACGCTGATCGGTTTCCTGATCCTGAGCGCCATCGGCACATTGGGTTATGGGCTGGGCCAGTCGGTCGAGATCGTCATCTCCGCAACGCTGCTGCTCAGCTTTGCGCTGCTCGGCACCTGGGGCGCGATCTACGCCTTCACGCCGGAAATCTATCCGACCACGCTTCGCGCCAGCGGCATGGGCTTGTCCGGGTCCGTCGCGCGTTTCGGGGGGCTTCTGGCGCCGTCGATTGTCGCGCCGGTCATGACCTCGAATTTTGGTCTGGCGCTCGGTGTTATCTCCGGTCTTCTGTTGCTTGCGGCAGTCAGCGTAGCCTTCATCAATGCTGAATCCAGGAACATGGCTCTCGAATAG
- a CDS encoding N-carbamoylsarcosine amidohydrolase, which yields MQTAEANYQGVWGNRVGFGQRPALVVIDFLKAYTIEGAPLYAPGVVEAVAQTPALIASARASGIPVIHTRILYLAENCADGGMWVKKSPVMKAMVEGNVLAEFCESVEPAAGELVIVKQYASAFFGTSLASHLHAQGIDTVIMAGCSTSGCIRASAVDAVQHGFRAIVVRDCVGDRHPDPHNANLFDIDSKYGDVVSREEAIAEIAKVKPNCP from the coding sequence ATGCAAACCGCCGAAGCCAATTATCAGGGTGTCTGGGGCAACCGCGTCGGTTTCGGCCAGCGGCCAGCGCTCGTCGTTATCGATTTTCTCAAGGCATACACGATCGAAGGAGCGCCGCTCTACGCACCCGGCGTCGTCGAAGCGGTGGCACAAACACCGGCGCTGATCGCCTCCGCCCGGGCTTCAGGCATCCCCGTAATCCACACACGCATTCTCTATCTTGCGGAAAACTGCGCCGATGGCGGCATGTGGGTCAAGAAGTCGCCGGTCATGAAGGCCATGGTCGAAGGCAATGTGCTGGCCGAGTTCTGCGAGAGCGTAGAGCCGGCGGCCGGCGAGCTTGTCATCGTCAAGCAATATGCCAGCGCCTTTTTCGGCACCAGCCTTGCTTCCCACCTGCATGCGCAGGGCATTGATACCGTCATCATGGCAGGATGCTCGACGAGCGGCTGCATCCGCGCCAGCGCGGTCGATGCAGTGCAGCACGGGTTTCGGGCCATTGTCGTGCGTGATTGCGTCGGCGACCGCCACCCAGACCCGCACAATGCCAACCTCTTCGACATCGATAGCAAGTATGGCGACGTCGTTTCACGAGAGGAGGCGATTGCCGAAATCGCTAAAGTCAAGCCCAACTGTCCGTAA
- a CDS encoding maleate cis-trans isomerase family protein, protein MQKYYRIGQIVPSSNTTMETEIPAMLTARQSIRPERFTFHSSRMRMKKVVKEELAAMDAESDRCAVELSDARVDVLGYACLVAIMAMGLGYHRQSEKRLTGRTQENGANIPVVTSAGALIEGLKVMNARKIAVVAPYMKPLTELVVDYIREEGFEVMDWRALEIPDNLDVARHDPENLPAIVQTLDLTDVDVIVLSACVQMPSLPVIAKVEAMTGKPVLTAAVATTYCMLKSLGLEAVVPGAGALLSGAY, encoded by the coding sequence GTGCAGAAATATTACCGTATCGGCCAGATCGTTCCGAGTTCCAACACCACGATGGAAACCGAAATTCCAGCCATGCTGACGGCTCGCCAGTCCATCCGGCCCGAGCGTTTCACATTCCATTCAAGCCGCATGCGGATGAAGAAGGTCGTCAAGGAAGAGCTGGCGGCGATGGATGCGGAATCGGACCGCTGCGCCGTCGAGCTTTCGGATGCCCGCGTCGATGTGCTGGGCTATGCCTGCCTTGTTGCCATCATGGCGATGGGTCTCGGCTATCACCGCCAGTCGGAAAAGCGCCTGACGGGGCGCACGCAGGAAAACGGCGCGAACATTCCAGTCGTTACCAGCGCCGGTGCCCTGATCGAGGGCCTAAAGGTGATGAATGCAAGGAAGATTGCCGTCGTTGCGCCCTATATGAAGCCGCTCACGGAGCTCGTGGTCGATTATATCCGCGAAGAGGGCTTCGAGGTCATGGACTGGCGCGCGCTGGAAATCCCCGACAATCTCGATGTCGCCCGGCACGACCCGGAAAATCTTCCGGCCATCGTCCAGACGCTAGATCTAACGGATGTCGATGTGATCGTCCTTTCGGCCTGCGTCCAGATGCCTTCGCTGCCTGTTATCGCGAAGGTCGAAGCCATGACCGGCAAGCCCGTGCTGACGGCCGCTGTCGCCACGACCTATTGCATGCTGAAATCGCTCGGGCTGGAAGCCGTTGTGCCGGGTGCCGGCGCGCTTCTGTCCGGCGCCTACTAA
- a CDS encoding alpha/beta fold hydrolase translates to MSSRFLHGANVFANGIRQHYLRYGGEGPVVILVPGITSPAITWGFVAESLSLHHDVYVLDVRGRGLSSTGPDLDYGLDAMADDVIAFAGELELRQPGILGHSMGARIAMRASNRAPGSFSRLALIDPPVSGPGRRPYPSKLPWYTDSIALAEKGMDAEAMKAFCPTWTEEQLQLRAEWLHTCYAPGIVKAFNDFHDIDILPDFATLTVPAMLMVAGRGGVIQAADEEEIKGLNPSLQIARVPDAGHMIPWDDFDGFFLALGDFLSR, encoded by the coding sequence ATGAGCAGCCGGTTCCTCCATGGTGCAAATGTCTTCGCCAACGGCATCCGGCAGCACTATCTGCGCTATGGCGGCGAGGGGCCGGTGGTCATTCTGGTTCCCGGCATAACATCGCCGGCAATCACCTGGGGTTTCGTTGCCGAAAGCCTCTCGCTGCACCATGACGTTTATGTTCTTGACGTCCGCGGCCGTGGTCTTTCGTCGACGGGTCCGGATCTCGACTACGGCCTCGATGCGATGGCCGATGATGTGATCGCCTTCGCCGGCGAGCTTGAACTGAGACAGCCCGGCATTCTCGGCCATTCCATGGGCGCGCGCATCGCGATGAGGGCGTCCAACCGCGCGCCCGGCTCCTTCAGCCGTCTGGCGCTGATCGATCCGCCGGTTTCCGGTCCCGGCCGTCGCCCGTATCCGAGCAAGCTGCCGTGGTACACGGATTCGATCGCACTGGCCGAGAAGGGAATGGATGCCGAGGCGATGAAGGCGTTCTGCCCGACTTGGACCGAAGAACAGTTGCAGCTGCGCGCCGAATGGCTCCATACCTGCTATGCGCCTGGGATCGTCAAGGCGTTCAACGATTTCCACGACATCGACATCTTGCCTGATTTCGCCACCCTGACCGTTCCTGCGATGCTGATGGTCGCGGGCCGTGGCGGCGTGATCCAAGCGGCCGACGAAGAAGAGATCAAGGGTCTCAATCCCTCGCTGCAGATCGCTCGCGTGCCAGACGCCGGTCACATGATCCCGTGGGATGACTTCGACGGCTTCTTCTTGGCGCTCGGCGACTTCCTGTCCCGCTGA
- a CDS encoding FAD-dependent monooxygenase, translating to MSSSKERIAIIGAGLGGAVAGALLQHAGFDVNVYEQAPSFSRLGAGIHMGPNVLKIFERIGVAEKVVSISSTPSHWFSRDGISGDYLSRIPLEGYGATYCTVHRGDLQGIQCDALQSGTLHFGKKLTRIDDNGTDVLIEFEDATSVRADIVIGADGINSRVRETLLGAEKPNYSGWVGHRALISSDKLRKYNLTFEDCVKWWGPDRHMMVYYTTARRDEYYYVTGVPHPAWEFDTAFVPSSREEMASEFEGYHPIIQALIESTDEVTKWPLFNRNPLPLWSSGRLVLLGDACHPMKPHMAQGAAMAIEDAAMLTRCLQETGVNDFATAFGLYEANRRDRATRVQSVSNANTFLLTQEDPSWVYGYDVYAEPLRTENAA from the coding sequence ATGTCCAGCAGCAAGGAAAGAATCGCGATTATTGGCGCCGGCCTCGGCGGCGCTGTGGCGGGAGCGCTGCTCCAGCATGCCGGCTTCGATGTGAACGTCTATGAGCAGGCGCCGAGCTTTTCGCGGCTGGGCGCCGGCATCCACATGGGGCCGAATGTTCTCAAGATCTTCGAGCGCATCGGCGTTGCCGAAAAGGTTGTCAGCATCAGCAGCACGCCTAGTCATTGGTTCAGCCGTGATGGTATCAGTGGCGACTATCTGTCGCGTATTCCGCTTGAAGGTTATGGCGCGACCTACTGCACCGTGCATCGTGGTGATCTTCAGGGCATCCAGTGCGACGCCCTGCAGTCGGGAACGCTGCATTTCGGCAAGAAGCTGACCCGTATCGACGATAATGGCACGGATGTTCTCATCGAGTTCGAAGACGCGACGTCTGTAAGGGCGGACATCGTGATCGGCGCCGACGGCATCAATTCACGCGTCCGCGAAACGCTGCTGGGTGCGGAGAAGCCAAACTACAGCGGCTGGGTCGGCCATCGTGCGCTAATTTCCTCCGACAAGCTGCGGAAATACAACCTGACCTTCGAAGATTGCGTCAAGTGGTGGGGTCCGGACCGCCATATGATGGTTTACTACACGACGGCTCGTCGCGATGAATATTACTACGTCACCGGCGTGCCTCATCCGGCCTGGGAATTCGATACTGCATTCGTACCCAGCAGTCGCGAGGAAATGGCGTCCGAGTTCGAGGGTTATCACCCCATCATCCAGGCGTTGATCGAAAGCACGGACGAGGTCACTAAGTGGCCGCTGTTCAACCGCAACCCGCTGCCTCTTTGGAGCAGCGGCCGACTTGTCCTGCTGGGCGATGCCTGCCATCCGATGAAGCCGCACATGGCGCAGGGTGCGGCCATGGCCATCGAGGATGCCGCCATGTTGACGCGCTGCCTCCAGGAGACCGGCGTCAACGATTTCGCTACCGCGTTCGGCCTTTACGAAGCCAATCGCCGTGATCGCGCAACCCGCGTGCAGAGCGTCTCCAATGCCAATACCTTCCTGCTGACGCAGGAGGATCCGTCCTGGGTCTACGGCTATGACGTCTATGCCGAACCGCTGCGCACGGAGAATGCAGCATGA